One Arthrobacter sp. StoSoilB20 DNA segment encodes these proteins:
- a CDS encoding MFS transporter, producing the protein MTVTTKVGKPLHGRHHEWTLLLLLAGAYGITSFDRWLLPTLFPVMSADLGLNVGDLGNISAAFSIVFGVLAVVAGTGSDRWGRRRIMVPALVIFSICSALTGFFTSVIAILVVRTILGMAEGAFTPTIYAAMVEASHPKRRGLNMGLLISAFPLFGLGIGPIIATQLLTVVPTWHWVFYLSAVPGVILAILIARRQKDRPNYPLEGISTIESQSTREAFNPRSMIRVLRQRNMSIALVSTILALAAMFVLGGLIPSYLTSVVGVSVTNMGLIASAIGFGGFAGQVALAGLSDLWGRRTLLIAEGAGAAVCLMFITAVGNSPTALFAILFGAAFFCFAVLSLLGGPITAEAAPRGFLGTSNGVVIGAGEIIGSGIAASLIGNFVVSAGLQIAPAIAAACMGLIALLGLALRETAPRIVERRTQSTDSIPPALVGEKQ; encoded by the coding sequence ATGACCGTAACAACAAAAGTAGGCAAGCCGCTCCACGGCCGCCACCATGAATGGACCTTACTGCTGTTACTGGCAGGTGCCTATGGCATCACAAGCTTCGACCGATGGTTGCTCCCCACCCTTTTCCCGGTCATGAGCGCCGACCTTGGCCTCAATGTCGGCGACCTCGGCAATATCTCGGCCGCCTTTAGCATCGTCTTCGGCGTCTTGGCCGTCGTTGCTGGAACTGGTTCTGACAGGTGGGGCCGACGGCGCATCATGGTTCCGGCTCTGGTGATCTTCAGTATTTGCAGCGCATTGACAGGTTTTTTCACCAGCGTGATCGCCATCCTTGTCGTCCGCACCATTCTCGGCATGGCCGAGGGAGCATTCACACCAACAATCTATGCCGCGATGGTTGAGGCTTCACATCCCAAACGCCGTGGATTAAACATGGGTCTCTTGATCAGTGCCTTTCCACTGTTCGGCCTCGGCATTGGCCCCATCATCGCAACGCAATTGCTCACCGTCGTGCCAACATGGCACTGGGTTTTTTATCTCTCCGCTGTTCCGGGAGTCATTCTGGCCATCTTGATCGCCAGACGACAGAAGGATCGGCCGAACTACCCTCTAGAGGGGATAAGCACGATTGAATCTCAATCGACTCGAGAAGCCTTCAACCCCCGATCGATGATTCGCGTCCTGCGCCAGCGAAATATGTCCATCGCCCTCGTTTCTACCATCCTGGCCCTGGCCGCAATGTTCGTCTTGGGCGGACTAATCCCGTCATACCTGACAAGTGTCGTAGGCGTTTCGGTGACTAACATGGGCCTAATCGCCTCCGCCATTGGATTCGGAGGATTCGCCGGACAGGTAGCGCTGGCCGGGCTATCCGATCTGTGGGGCCGCAGAACCCTGCTGATCGCCGAGGGCGCAGGTGCCGCAGTGTGCCTCATGTTTATTACTGCGGTAGGTAACTCGCCAACTGCACTCTTCGCCATACTCTTCGGCGCGGCCTTCTTCTGCTTCGCCGTCCTGAGCCTACTGGGAGGCCCAATAACGGCAGAGGCGGCTCCCAGAGGATTCCTCGGTACTTCAAACGGTGTCGTCATCGGGGCGGGCGAAATCATCGGTAGCGGCATCGCCGCATCGCTGATCGGGAACTTCGTCGTCTCTGCAGGGCTTCAAATCGCGCCTGCAATCGCGGCCGCATGCATGGGACTCATCGCCCTTCTCGGACTGGCGCTTCGTGAAACCGCCCCCCGAATCGTTGAGCGTCGCACTCAAAGCACCGACTCAATCCCCCCCGCCCTAGTAGGAGAAAAGCAGTGA
- a CDS encoding SDR family NAD(P)-dependent oxidoreductase, giving the protein MTNQAIAAGAFVTAVDMNPRTLEDALAHLPPERLLRQTVDITDESAVESAVRTSIETFGSLDGCLNNAGIGAPLVGISEHSVEDFSRVVRVNAQGTFIVLKHVMRHMHGAGRGAIVNTGSILGNRGVINYGSYCASKAAVHALTKVAALESAPFGVRVNAVAPGLIDTPMNEAFHAAVSPAEPAQAQAALEQKIPLGRYAGPEEVASVALFLLGDAARYVTGEILDVDGGLSTSF; this is encoded by the coding sequence ATGACCAATCAGGCAATTGCGGCCGGGGCCTTCGTGACCGCTGTGGATATGAATCCACGTACCCTCGAAGATGCATTGGCGCACCTCCCGCCCGAACGTCTGCTACGCCAGACGGTTGATATCACTGACGAGAGCGCAGTTGAATCCGCTGTACGGACGTCGATTGAAACGTTTGGCTCCCTGGATGGCTGCCTCAACAACGCTGGCATCGGCGCCCCCTTGGTAGGAATTTCCGAGCATTCGGTGGAAGACTTCAGCCGCGTCGTCCGTGTCAACGCACAAGGAACATTCATTGTCCTCAAACACGTCATGAGGCACATGCATGGCGCAGGCCGTGGCGCTATCGTCAACACCGGCTCGATCCTGGGAAACCGTGGAGTCATCAACTACGGTTCCTACTGTGCCTCGAAAGCGGCCGTCCATGCGCTCACCAAGGTTGCGGCGCTCGAGAGCGCCCCGTTTGGGGTAAGGGTGAATGCCGTCGCTCCCGGCCTGATTGATACGCCAATGAATGAGGCGTTCCATGCGGCAGTCTCACCAGCGGAACCTGCCCAAGCACAAGCGGCTCTGGAACAGAAAATTCCGTTGGGGCGGTATGCCGGACCTGAGGAAGTGGCGAGCGTAGCGCTGTTCTTGCTTGGCGACGCCGCACGATACGTCACGGGAGAAATATTGGACGTCGATGGCGGGCTCAGTACAAGTTTTTAG
- a CDS encoding substrate-binding domain-containing protein: protein MSTSTPQARRVLWSTALAAFALTASGCGDISTDGAKPAANSAPEAAIESAPLEGRPDIAEFCGEKEITVALADGFGGNAWRKIVKRQFEKEAAKCPNIKKTIYTNANSDPQKYASDINGLVAQGVDAIITFDDFGPAALPTLKKATKAGVVVVPYIANPGGTPGEDYSVFVAEDTDQVGKEWAGWAQSVLKDKGTVAMLGGTPGNPLSTAFLDGYKKNAPSSITLAQDDPLNTDWTVAGMQQAATGMLTRYPDTGLILTDFGAGIQSLARAYDAAGQGLVPVAATASTNEVGCAWDQLKKNHPSFELFSVEGTTNVSVVALRKAVAAAQGLKNTEASMVQLPVFIDTLNGKMPVCDPSLPADADMAADLTPAEMREIFSN from the coding sequence ATGTCTACATCAACACCACAAGCACGGCGAGTTCTCTGGAGCACGGCCCTTGCAGCCTTTGCATTGACAGCGAGCGGTTGTGGAGATATTTCAACTGACGGCGCCAAACCGGCCGCGAACTCCGCGCCGGAAGCAGCCATCGAGAGTGCTCCTCTTGAAGGGCGACCCGACATAGCCGAGTTCTGCGGTGAGAAAGAAATTACAGTCGCATTGGCTGACGGATTCGGCGGGAACGCATGGCGAAAGATCGTGAAGCGGCAATTTGAGAAGGAGGCGGCAAAGTGCCCCAATATCAAGAAGACAATCTACACAAATGCGAACTCTGACCCGCAAAAGTATGCCTCAGACATCAACGGGCTCGTCGCCCAAGGCGTAGACGCCATAATCACGTTTGATGACTTCGGGCCCGCGGCGTTGCCCACTCTCAAGAAGGCAACCAAGGCCGGTGTTGTCGTCGTACCCTACATTGCTAATCCCGGAGGCACACCGGGTGAGGACTACAGCGTTTTCGTAGCCGAAGACACCGATCAGGTGGGCAAGGAGTGGGCGGGCTGGGCGCAGTCGGTCCTGAAGGACAAGGGCACGGTCGCCATGCTTGGTGGCACGCCGGGTAACCCCCTGAGCACAGCTTTCCTTGACGGATACAAGAAAAATGCTCCGTCCTCAATCACCCTGGCTCAAGACGACCCGCTCAACACGGACTGGACCGTCGCAGGAATGCAACAGGCGGCGACTGGAATGCTGACACGCTACCCCGATACAGGGCTCATCCTTACCGACTTTGGTGCAGGAATTCAGAGTCTCGCCAGGGCATACGACGCCGCAGGGCAGGGACTTGTGCCCGTTGCCGCAACCGCGAGCACCAACGAGGTTGGTTGTGCATGGGACCAGTTGAAGAAGAATCACCCGAGCTTCGAACTCTTCTCAGTGGAAGGCACGACCAATGTTTCGGTTGTTGCCTTGCGCAAAGCGGTCGCTGCAGCGCAGGGCCTGAAGAATACCGAGGCGTCAATGGTTCAGCTTCCGGTGTTCATCGACACCCTAAACGGCAAGATGCCGGTTTGTGACCCGAGTCTGCCAGCCGACGCCGACATGGCGGCAGACCTCACACCGGCAGAAATGCGTGAGATTTTCTCGAATTAG
- a CDS encoding amidase: MGSKTPTTEQLLRTNSLRGFGNSEDEVLEFKDIIAGMLDAYFRLDELEVPAVEVKYERPVGGMPGRDENRLGAWAWKAEIVGAPDGPLAGRTVVIKDSIAVAGLPMRNGSAALEGFVPAEDATVVKRLLEAGATVVGKSTCESFCLTGASHTSYPGPVRNPHDPLRSSGGSSSGSAVLVATGEVDLAVGSDQGGSIRMPAGWSGVYGHKPTWGLVPYTGAMTLETTVDTLGPLARTPADLALMLDVMAGPDGLDPRQQWDLRVDGFSDALNGDVQGLRVGVLTEGFGWPGHSEDDVDELVLHAAYGLQALGCVVEEVSIPAHRDAPSIAFPIFIEGGIHAMAVGEGVGLNFRGHYTEDMMEAVRETLMLRGSRLSPTHKLYTYLADFVEQTYGAHYYAKAQNLARNLRASYDRAFADYDVLVMPTLPKKATIIPPPDASISTVVSSALDMLQNTCAFNITGHPATAMPIGMSDGLPVSMMIVAPHWEDARLLRLADAWHQLSATTTASTSLGGRDHA, from the coding sequence GTGGGCAGCAAGACCCCAACAACCGAGCAACTGCTGCGGACGAATAGTCTCAGAGGCTTCGGGAACAGCGAGGACGAGGTCCTCGAATTCAAAGACATTATTGCAGGAATGCTTGACGCCTATTTTCGACTTGATGAGCTTGAGGTGCCCGCGGTTGAGGTGAAGTACGAAAGGCCGGTCGGGGGCATGCCCGGCCGGGACGAGAATCGTTTGGGTGCGTGGGCTTGGAAAGCCGAAATTGTTGGTGCGCCGGATGGTCCTCTTGCGGGTAGGACTGTGGTTATCAAGGACTCGATTGCTGTAGCGGGCCTTCCCATGCGGAACGGCTCGGCGGCGCTTGAGGGGTTTGTGCCTGCTGAGGATGCGACGGTGGTTAAGCGGCTTTTGGAAGCCGGGGCGACGGTCGTTGGAAAGTCGACTTGCGAGAGTTTTTGTCTCACTGGCGCCAGTCACACGTCTTACCCAGGGCCGGTCCGGAATCCTCATGATCCGTTGCGGTCCAGTGGCGGATCTTCTAGTGGATCCGCCGTTCTTGTGGCTACCGGTGAGGTGGACCTGGCTGTGGGCAGCGACCAGGGAGGATCGATCAGGATGCCCGCTGGTTGGAGCGGTGTCTACGGGCACAAGCCAACATGGGGACTGGTGCCCTATACCGGCGCTATGACCTTGGAAACCACAGTGGATACCTTGGGCCCACTAGCCCGGACACCAGCCGACCTTGCCTTGATGCTTGACGTCATGGCTGGCCCGGACGGCCTCGATCCACGCCAACAGTGGGACCTCCGAGTAGACGGATTCTCGGACGCACTCAACGGAGATGTCCAAGGACTCCGCGTCGGCGTTCTGACAGAAGGTTTCGGCTGGCCAGGCCACTCTGAAGATGACGTTGACGAACTTGTACTCCACGCGGCCTACGGACTGCAGGCTCTGGGTTGTGTTGTCGAGGAAGTAAGTATCCCGGCGCACCGGGATGCGCCTTCGATCGCCTTCCCCATATTTATCGAGGGAGGCATCCACGCGATGGCGGTTGGCGAGGGGGTGGGCCTGAACTTTCGAGGCCACTACACAGAAGACATGATGGAGGCTGTTCGGGAAACCCTCATGCTTCGTGGATCTCGCCTTTCCCCAACGCACAAGCTCTACACATACCTCGCGGATTTTGTAGAGCAGACTTATGGGGCGCATTACTACGCGAAGGCGCAGAACCTAGCCCGAAACTTGCGGGCCTCGTATGACCGGGCTTTTGCTGACTACGATGTGCTGGTCATGCCCACATTACCGAAGAAGGCGACTATCATTCCGCCTCCCGATGCCTCGATCAGCACGGTGGTGTCCAGTGCTTTGGATATGTTGCAAAACACTTGCGCCTTCAACATCACCGGGCACCCGGCCACCGCCATGCCCATCGGAATGTCGGATGGGCTGCCTGTAAGCATGATGATCGTTGCTCCGCACTGGGAGGACGCACGGCTCCTTCGGCTGGCGGATGCGTGGCACCAGCTGTCAGCCACGACTACTGCTAGCACCAGCTTGGGAGGGCGCGACCATGCGTGA
- a CDS encoding ATP-binding cassette domain-containing protein — protein MRDSLSDTASLEEPALSLAGMLIPDGASGEATPVLQLSAIEKHFGPVHALKAVNLELFAGEILGLVGENGAGKSTLMSVAAGSLLPDSGTVTIAGHRMDGSDPEASRRAGLAIVYQDPALIPDLRVDENCFLGVAEEQRPKFRGLAAWSRKLTASFSSEKPLPPAVPVRDLQPDKRFVLEISKALAGNPKVVILDEPTEHLSKEDVEILLANVRQLAKEGCAVVYISHRIHEVKKIADRIAVLRDGAIQDTFPAGQKTDREIVDMVAGKQLSVLFPEKQQHGGDRETAVVVQDFVGENFSVDSLALHRGEIVGLAGIEGQGQRDFLRALAGLEKARGRLTVGEDELSLGKPWKAAEHGVAFVPNDRHGEGIFTSLPILANLTARTLSKFSRASIVDQKQEAVAAEDLRAALGIKMSSLDAPIESLSGGNQQKVVMARSLASNPALLLADEPTQGVDVGARLDIYEILRSTADSGGTALVLSSDALELSGLCDRVIVFSRGRVAAELQGDELTEQAITHAVLTSTTTRSVAAATERSRAKRFLSGDYFPAVILGLASLVLGGVAASQNEFYLTAFNLNSLLLLFAAYAFVALAQQLTMMTGGIDLSVGPLAGVMVVTASFVLPASLSSYGGLALGMLIVCAVGLVTGLVNWALIEFTKIPPVIGTLITFTLLQGVSLVLRPEPGGAINGTFLGWLEASVGFVPVAAIAAVVLGVGLEFAMRRTAWGLKLRAVGSRPAAAKRLGVKIRWTLLTAYVGASTIVVLAALVLMTQTGSGDASAGISFTLPSVTAVVLAGASVFGGRGSFIGALTGALLIQQLNTVTVFLALDEAWQHYLLGGLTILAAGFYSKLRSKA, from the coding sequence ATGCGTGATTCCCTGTCAGACACGGCCTCCCTGGAAGAACCTGCCCTGTCTTTGGCCGGGATGCTAATTCCGGACGGAGCTTCGGGGGAGGCCACTCCGGTACTGCAGCTGTCAGCTATCGAGAAGCATTTCGGTCCCGTCCACGCCCTCAAGGCTGTGAACCTGGAACTTTTTGCGGGCGAAATCCTAGGCCTTGTCGGTGAAAACGGAGCCGGGAAATCGACGCTTATGTCCGTGGCCGCGGGGTCACTGCTGCCCGACTCAGGAACCGTCACTATTGCTGGCCACCGTATGGATGGCAGCGATCCAGAGGCATCACGGCGGGCTGGCCTTGCGATTGTCTACCAAGACCCAGCATTGATTCCAGACTTGCGAGTCGATGAAAATTGCTTCCTCGGCGTTGCCGAGGAACAACGGCCCAAGTTCAGGGGCCTTGCCGCGTGGTCTCGGAAGCTGACCGCGTCCTTCTCGTCCGAGAAGCCGCTACCACCTGCCGTCCCGGTGAGGGACCTTCAACCGGACAAGCGCTTCGTGCTCGAGATCTCCAAGGCCCTGGCGGGGAATCCTAAGGTTGTCATCTTGGATGAGCCCACCGAGCACTTGAGCAAAGAGGATGTCGAAATCCTGTTGGCGAACGTCCGCCAGTTGGCCAAGGAAGGCTGCGCAGTCGTCTATATCTCCCACCGCATTCACGAAGTTAAAAAGATTGCGGACCGAATTGCCGTACTGCGCGACGGCGCCATCCAAGACACATTTCCTGCCGGGCAAAAAACCGACCGTGAAATCGTCGACATGGTGGCCGGAAAACAGTTGTCCGTCCTGTTCCCGGAAAAACAGCAACACGGCGGCGACAGGGAAACAGCCGTCGTGGTCCAGGACTTCGTCGGCGAGAATTTTTCGGTAGATTCCCTTGCGCTGCACCGGGGCGAGATTGTCGGGCTGGCGGGTATTGAGGGGCAGGGCCAGCGCGATTTCCTCCGCGCCTTGGCCGGACTCGAAAAGGCCCGCGGCCGACTTACCGTCGGCGAAGATGAGCTATCCCTGGGTAAGCCGTGGAAAGCGGCCGAACACGGGGTCGCCTTCGTTCCGAACGACCGCCATGGTGAAGGAATCTTCACTTCCCTGCCGATCCTGGCGAACCTCACGGCGCGGACGCTGTCAAAGTTCTCACGGGCATCCATCGTTGACCAGAAGCAGGAAGCAGTTGCCGCCGAGGATTTACGTGCAGCGCTGGGCATCAAGATGAGCTCCTTGGATGCCCCCATCGAGAGCCTCTCCGGAGGAAACCAGCAGAAGGTTGTGATGGCCCGCAGTCTGGCATCTAATCCGGCGCTTCTTCTGGCCGATGAGCCGACACAGGGCGTTGACGTGGGCGCACGGTTGGACATTTACGAGATCCTCCGCTCAACAGCTGACTCCGGCGGCACCGCCCTGGTCCTTTCCTCCGACGCGTTGGAACTCAGCGGGCTTTGCGATAGAGTCATCGTGTTTTCCCGGGGGAGGGTGGCCGCTGAGCTCCAGGGCGACGAACTGACCGAACAAGCCATCACCCACGCGGTTTTGACTTCGACTACCACGCGATCGGTTGCGGCAGCCACAGAGCGCTCTCGCGCGAAACGGTTTTTGAGCGGTGACTACTTCCCCGCCGTAATCCTCGGCCTGGCATCACTCGTCTTGGGCGGAGTGGCCGCGTCCCAAAACGAGTTCTACCTCACCGCCTTCAACCTCAATTCCTTACTGCTGCTCTTCGCCGCCTATGCGTTTGTGGCGCTTGCACAACAACTCACAATGATGACCGGCGGAATTGACCTGTCCGTGGGTCCACTGGCCGGAGTCATGGTCGTGACGGCCTCGTTCGTCCTTCCTGCCAGTCTCTCCAGTTACGGGGGACTGGCGCTAGGCATGCTGATAGTGTGCGCCGTAGGCCTCGTCACCGGCTTGGTCAACTGGGCGCTCATCGAATTTACGAAGATCCCTCCAGTCATCGGCACACTTATCACGTTTACCCTGCTCCAGGGCGTTTCGCTGGTGCTCCGCCCTGAACCGGGTGGCGCCATCAACGGAACCTTTCTTGGATGGCTGGAGGCCTCTGTCGGTTTCGTTCCCGTAGCCGCAATCGCAGCTGTTGTCCTCGGGGTGGGTCTGGAGTTCGCAATGCGTCGGACGGCATGGGGCCTGAAGCTGCGCGCTGTCGGGTCGCGCCCAGCGGCAGCGAAGCGCCTAGGCGTAAAGATCCGGTGGACTCTGCTGACCGCTTACGTGGGCGCTTCGACCATCGTAGTGCTCGCCGCGTTGGTCTTGATGACCCAGACCGGATCGGGCGACGCCAGCGCCGGGATCAGTTTCACCTTGCCAAGCGTCACCGCCGTCGTTCTGGCAGGAGCCAGCGTCTTTGGAGGCCGGGGTTCGTTCATCGGAGCCCTGACGGGTGCGCTCCTGATCCAGCAACTGAACACTGTCACTGTCTTCCTGGCCCTTGACGAAGCATGGCAACACTATCTGCTGGGCGGACTTACCATCCTGGCCGCCGGTTTCTACTCAAAACTGAGGTCGAAGGCATGA
- a CDS encoding ABC transporter permease, with protein MNNTSTKTANRSPSTFRILGRAGNGYSLILWATLALLTVTLTSGVLTVASLLSLLPFASILAVAAAGQMVVVQQRGLDFSVAGIFSLSTIIVTVIPSWLGIGVAASIVIALLVAALIGCATGVVVTRFGITPLIATLGVNALLLGVCHSISGGSPTRVPEPLTAFASARPLGIPATLFVAVLFIGTAAWLIRRSTFGKRTTLVGANPLTSRASGFPVQRYQIGSYILAAICYCAAGILFAGYVGTPPTDSGNAYLLASVTAVVLGGTPLTGGRASIVATAIGALFITCLGQAVLAMGAPPSVQLLVQGTAIAVAMTLRVIPFYKLKKPQPTQT; from the coding sequence ATGAACAACACAAGCACGAAAACAGCAAACCGCAGCCCCAGCACGTTTCGGATACTGGGCAGGGCGGGGAACGGCTATTCGCTGATCCTCTGGGCAACGCTCGCACTGCTCACAGTCACCCTCACCTCCGGAGTCCTGACGGTCGCCTCTTTGCTCTCCCTCCTGCCCTTCGCCAGCATCCTGGCGGTAGCAGCAGCGGGGCAAATGGTCGTCGTTCAACAACGAGGACTGGACTTCTCCGTAGCGGGTATATTTTCCCTCTCCACCATCATTGTGACAGTGATACCGTCATGGCTCGGCATCGGCGTGGCTGCAAGCATCGTCATTGCTCTCCTGGTGGCAGCCCTCATCGGATGCGCGACCGGCGTCGTTGTCACACGATTCGGCATTACACCACTCATTGCCACGCTGGGAGTCAACGCACTCCTACTGGGCGTCTGCCACTCGATCTCCGGCGGCAGCCCTACAAGGGTCCCGGAACCGCTCACCGCCTTCGCCTCCGCCCGACCACTGGGAATCCCCGCCACCCTGTTCGTTGCTGTGCTCTTTATAGGGACCGCAGCGTGGCTGATCCGTCGGAGCACCTTTGGTAAGAGGACGACGCTAGTCGGCGCGAACCCGCTGACGTCACGAGCGAGCGGCTTCCCGGTTCAGCGATACCAGATAGGGTCCTACATCCTCGCCGCAATCTGCTACTGCGCCGCCGGGATCCTATTCGCCGGCTACGTCGGAACGCCTCCCACGGACTCAGGGAACGCATACTTGCTCGCCTCAGTAACCGCCGTCGTCCTCGGCGGGACACCCCTTACCGGCGGCCGAGCAAGCATCGTAGCAACAGCGATCGGGGCCCTATTCATCACATGCCTCGGCCAGGCCGTCCTGGCCATGGGCGCACCACCATCAGTCCAGCTCCTCGTGCAGGGCACTGCAATCGCCGTCGCCATGACCCTCCGCGTCATCCCCTTCTACAAACTCAAAAAACCCCAACCGACGCAGACCTAA
- a CDS encoding flavin reductase family protein, producing the protein MNESVRGASSPAPKDSQLPEPDIDNMRSFDVTSMNRADQFKLFVNTVVPRPIALVTTTGPAGPNAAPFSFFNVVGIDPPTVMFSVGPTMFDRRSEEKDTLVNIRANGEFVVHLVDEANKDKMNACQPEHPLSVDEAEFAGFQTAPSNFVAPPRLVECPVQLECRVTSITEIGKVPYQMVLGEVVFAHYRDGILNDQLHVNPKAINAIGRLVNPGIYCRTDDTFEMLAPLQPSAAHTAA; encoded by the coding sequence ATGAATGAATCAGTAAGAGGTGCCAGTTCGCCGGCACCCAAAGACAGCCAATTGCCGGAACCGGATATTGACAACATGCGCAGTTTTGACGTCACTTCCATGAACCGGGCCGACCAGTTCAAGTTGTTCGTTAACACTGTCGTTCCGCGGCCCATCGCATTGGTTACGACTACAGGTCCTGCAGGTCCAAATGCGGCGCCTTTCAGCTTCTTCAATGTGGTCGGGATCGATCCTCCTACCGTCATGTTCTCAGTCGGTCCTACCATGTTTGACAGGCGGTCAGAAGAAAAAGATACATTGGTGAATATACGGGCGAATGGCGAGTTCGTAGTACATCTGGTTGACGAAGCCAACAAAGATAAGATGAATGCTTGCCAACCAGAACACCCGCTTTCTGTGGATGAAGCAGAATTTGCAGGGTTTCAAACAGCGCCTTCAAACTTCGTTGCACCTCCGCGGCTGGTCGAATGTCCGGTCCAACTGGAATGTAGAGTCACTAGCATCACTGAAATAGGGAAAGTTCCCTATCAGATGGTTCTGGGAGAAGTCGTCTTTGCTCATTACCGGGATGGCATTCTAAATGATCAGCTTCACGTCAACCCCAAGGCCATAAATGCGATCGGCAGGCTGGTAAATCCCGGTATTTACTGTCGCACTGACGATACCTTTGAAATGCTTGCACCCTTGCAGCCATCGGCCGCACACACCGCTGCATGA
- a CDS encoding nuclear transport factor 2 family protein → MTTQLTIKDYLEITDLKARYFQYVDSKDWKLLPELFTLDARFSGYAFDAAGTTNDFVDALSEFLDDTKSQHRGSMPRFRSLDSNRVRGIWSMNDYVTWEIDSRVYKSVPISGMYGINGYGFYEDEYLRTSGGWRISFSRLVRTRIDPLVGNPSTDPGYEFSAPDATWLDADV, encoded by the coding sequence ATGACTACCCAGCTGACCATCAAGGATTACCTTGAGATCACTGATCTCAAAGCACGATACTTCCAATACGTTGACAGCAAAGACTGGAAGCTCCTCCCTGAGTTGTTCACCCTGGACGCGCGTTTCAGTGGTTATGCATTCGACGCTGCCGGTACGACTAACGACTTTGTCGACGCTCTGTCAGAGTTTCTGGATGACACGAAAAGCCAACACCGCGGCTCAATGCCTCGGTTCAGATCTTTGGACTCCAACAGGGTGCGCGGAATCTGGAGCATGAACGATTACGTCACTTGGGAAATAGACAGCCGTGTCTACAAGAGTGTGCCAATCTCAGGAATGTACGGCATTAATGGGTACGGCTTCTACGAAGATGAATACCTCCGCACCTCCGGAGGATGGCGCATATCCTTCTCGCGTCTCGTGCGTACCCGCATCGATCCGCTGGTCGGAAACCCAAGCACCGATCCGGGCTATGAATTTTCCGCACCCGACGCAACCTGGCTGGACGCGGACGTGTAG
- a CDS encoding NAD(P)H-binding protein: MSKAVIFGVTGYAGEHIARELLDRGFEVSGVARSEPDSLDPRIAFQSGSIHDLDVVKLAVKGADVVVLATRAGAIAEDGVTFAQALEAILPLIASSGTRLGVVGGAGSLRLAGTDIKHMDRPEFNQAQLPEARLHAEALEVLKKYDESLDWFYISPPELFGSYALGERTGGYRLGKDELLFDEQGKSTISGEDYAIAFADEIERPVHRRVRFTVGY; this comes from the coding sequence ATGAGTAAGGCCGTTATTTTCGGAGTAACCGGATATGCGGGTGAGCATATCGCCCGTGAACTTCTTGACCGCGGATTCGAAGTTTCGGGTGTCGCCCGCTCAGAGCCCGATTCCCTCGACCCGCGGATAGCGTTCCAGAGTGGATCGATCCATGACCTCGATGTGGTCAAACTGGCAGTGAAGGGCGCCGACGTCGTTGTGCTCGCTACGCGAGCCGGTGCCATCGCTGAGGACGGCGTTACTTTTGCCCAGGCTCTGGAAGCTATTCTTCCGCTGATTGCCTCGTCAGGTACCCGCTTGGGTGTGGTCGGGGGAGCCGGCAGTCTTCGACTGGCAGGGACCGACATCAAGCACATGGATCGACCGGAATTCAACCAGGCACAGCTTCCGGAGGCGCGACTGCATGCCGAAGCGCTCGAAGTGTTGAAAAAGTACGACGAAAGTCTCGATTGGTTTTACATCAGCCCACCGGAACTGTTCGGTTCCTACGCACTGGGTGAAAGGACTGGCGGCTATCGCCTCGGCAAGGATGAGTTGCTCTTCGACGAGCAGGGCAAATCCACCATTTCCGGGGAGGACTATGCGATTGCGTTCGCGGACGAAATCGAACGGCCAGTTCATCGTCGCGTCCGGTTCACGGTGGGTTACTGA